The Lachnospiraceae bacterium genome includes the window ATTGTTTTCGGACTTGCATGTCTATTTCATGAAATGCATTTCTAGCTTTTTCTGCATGCTCTGAGCAATATATGAAATTGTCCATCAAATTATATCTGCCTCCATTTGCGTGTACGTGATATCCATCAAATATATCTGTGACGATCATTTTCTCAAAACTGCAATGCAACTCCTCATTAACCAGCTTGAGGATCCCGGACTTACTGTACTCAAACCTTCCTTTACATTCAATCGGCAGTCGATGCTCTTCGAAATCATAATTAGGTTTACTATTTGTGATATAGTGGCAATAATCAATGAACCCATATGCCCATGAGTCTGGGAAACCTTTTGGAACTGCTTTACTAGTAATCTCAAGATATATTGACTTGCCTTTATCGTTAATAAAGGCAGTTCTGATTCTGCAATTCTCAACGTCACCTCGCGGAACGCAGCCAGCTCCTTCGAAATATAATACTTTTTTACTCATAATGTTCTCATCCTTTCACGTAAGGGGGATCAAAGCCACGTTCTTCATTTTCTCTCCGAAAACAGTGCCCGCAATACTGCCAGATGCCATTTGGGCCACTTGTGATGCGTTTGAATGTTGCAAATACAGGTCTAAACCTGCCTGCCTTCGGATCGTAATGGTGCGAATATGGCTCTCCGATCTGTGCGCTGAATGAACTCATATTTGCTGGCGGTAGCATATCCATTGCATCATCAACAACGGCCTGCTCTACATAGTCGCCAATTTGTGCTTTTGAATATGAAAATGTTTCTTCGGTGAATACCTCTTTGTTGTTATAAATCACGTTTTATCCTTTCTTATTCAGAGGCTTGATTTATTTGCCTTGTTGTGGTAAAATCTTTATTATCTGAGGTGTGCAAGGCTCACACCCCAGACCCTTTAGAAGATGTTTTCATTGGTAGTGGGCATCTTCTTTTTTTATTTTACTTTTGCTTCTCTGATCAGCTCAGCGGCTTCTTTAACCGTTTTTGCTTTGCTTTCTATCAGTTTAGCTAGAGTTTCAAGAAAAGCGTTGAATTCTGCATTTGTCATTCCTTCCATATTGCCGTTCCTTTCTGCCTTGTATTTCAAAGTGGTTTATTTCCTTTGATGATATAATTTTCCTATGAATACCCGCATAAGACAATTGATAGAATAGACTAAGATTGAATGGTATTTTTGTGCATTTCGAACTGTTACCATTTATAGATTCTCATGGGATAATAAGATCATAAAAAGGAAAGAACAAAGGAGAAATCAAAATGAAGAAACATGAGATTAAGGTTGAAGCAGTTAGTAACAAATACGCTTTATACATAAACGGAAATTACGCTGGGCTGTATAATAGAACGATTATCAATATCAAAATGCGTGCATGGAATCTTCCGGAAATCGAGTTTTAATCATCCAACTGGTAAGTCGTAAGATTATTAAAAATCTAACGTCCCGCCCCAGAAGTACGAAGGCAGAAAAGGAAGAGGAATATGTTTACTTGGTATTTTACCCCGGATAAAGAGGACATAAAGGCGTGTAAAGGCGGAATTTTCCCTTGCAGCGCTGATGAAGCGTACAAGACTGAATCTATTGCTATATGGCACGGAAAGAAGTGGATGAAGGAATGCGGACGAACGGGTGAAGTTAAAGCTATTCCGGCGGCAAATCGTACTCCATCCTATATTTTGGATTACTGAACATAACCAGACCCGGAACTTACAAGGAAAGAAAGGAAAATTAAAATGAAGGAAGCGATCAGAAGATTACAGAAAGACGGAGAATATAGATTTGAAGGCCTTGACAGGCAGGAAAGCCGTAAGGCTGCTGCGAAACTTGCGAAAGCAGCCATGCAGGAAGACCGTAAATATGGGATCGAAAGTAATTTCGGTATTGCAAGAGATGCATTCGGATATTATTTTGCGGCACAGATCAATAATTAAGAGGGACAAAGCGAAGGAGAGGAAAGAACATGTATAGAAGAGGAAGTAGAAAACAAGACAGAGAAATGCATATCAAGATCGCCATATTAAAAGGAGATATCAAAAGAGCAATCGACCTCTGTGAACGGTACGGTATAACACCAAAACGATTCGGTCAGCTTGCTGAGCAAGTAGAAAGTATTGGATAAGCATTGCATTGATCGATATAAAGAAAGGGCAGGAATAAAATTCCCGCTCTTTTTTGTATATATTTTTGTGAAGCATTTAAAAGCATTTTAAGAATAAGAGGTTGCGGTGTGTAGGAATATCGGATAATGCGCGCGAAGGCGGCTTATTTTATCGTTAAGCGCTTCTGGCTGGAGTATTTTAGACTATATTACCCATATAGATATTGTAGTAAATATAGTATATATGATAAGTGCGCAATAAACGTGGCGCATCAGGAGATCGATTTAAAAAATCCCAAAACGAACCGCAACAATGCTGGATTTACAAATGAAGAGCGTGCTAAATTTACGCAGGCAGTGCAAGCAGGAATGATCGATACCTTCCGCTATTTTTATCCGGAAAAAGAAGGGGCTTACTCATGGTGGAGCTACCAGTTTAAAGCCAGAGAAAAAAATGTCGGATGGCGTATTGATTATTTTATGGTAAGCGAAGCGTTAAAACAGAAATTGCAGGATGCCAAAATTCACCCAGAGGTGTTCGGGTCCGATCATTGTCCGGTTGAGCTGGACATTGATCTGTGAAAATCTGGCTCTGGCAAACAGATAGACAAAAGATTTGGATGGTATTGCTAAAAAATAGCGCGAAAGCAATGGAAATTTCTATAGATTTTCATGAAAAAATGGAGAAATATTGCTTGCTTTTGTAAGAAGGCTATGATACAATAGCAAGCGTGACATTGAGAACGAGGATCTGAAAGGTTGCATGGAGGCTGATAAACAGTGGTCTGTGGTAATTTTCAGGGAGCGAATGTCAAGTTCAAGAAACTGACGGCAAGGTCACTGTACAATTGATCAGAAGTTGTGTGAATCTCGATTTGCTTGTTTACAAAGAAGAAACACACGGGTAAGTGTACAGTCGTTATTGTCGCAACAACCCTGGATTCGTAGAGAGTCTCAGGGGATTTTATGCGAATAAGGAGGCTGTTTTTTTATGGCAGAGAAGAAATCTACAAAAATCCGCATTACACTGAAGGCATATGATCATCAGCTGATTGATCAGTCCGCACAGAAGATTGTGGAGACAGCAAAAAGAAATGGAGCACAGGTTAGCGGTCCTATCCCGATGCCAACTCACAAAGAAGTGATAACGATTCTGCGTGCAGTTCACAAATACAAGGATTCCCGCGAGCAGTTTGAACAGAGAACTCATAAGAGACTGATCGACATCCTGCAGCCCAATAAAAAGACTTTAGATGCGCTGAGCAAGCTGGAGCTTCCGGCAGGCGTAGATATTCAAGTCGCAGCTAAAAACTAATTGTTCTTTAACTACAACAAACAAGCAAAGGTACGAATGCAGTTGGTTATTTCAGTTGACATATAGATATCAGCTTAATGACCTAGGATGAACCGCCTTGAGCGGGTCCGCTGTAGATTATTAGGAGGTAAATACCATGAAGAAAGCCATTATGGCAAAGAAGATCGGTATGACTCAGATCTTCGATCAGGAAACGGGTGAAATGATTCCCGTAACAGTCCTGGAAGCAGGTCCCTGTGTTGTAACACAGGTAAAAACCGCTGAACACGATGGATACTGCGCGATTCAGGTTGGATTTGGCGAAATTCGTGAAAAGCTGGTGAATAAGCCTTTGAAGGGCCACTTCGCAAAGGCGGGTGTTTCGGTAAAGAGAGACATTCAGGAATTCAGAATCGAAGGCGCTGAGGGATATGAGCTTGGTGCAGAGATCAAGGCTGATGTATTTGAAGTGGGCGATAAAGTTGATGTTTCTGGTGTTTCCAAAGGTAAAGGCTATCAAGGCGCAATTCATCGCCATGGCTTTGGCCGCGGACCGATGGAGCATGGTTCCAAATATCATCGCCATGCAGGTTCTATGGGTGCATCCAGTGATCCGGCACGTGTATTTAAAGGCAAGAAGCTGCCCGGTCATATGGGACATGTACAGACAACGGTTCAGAATCTAGAAGTAGTTCGAGTAGATGCAGAGCGCAATCTGCTTTTGATCAAGGGTTCTGTACCAGGACCAAAGAAATCTGTCGTAACTGTTATCGACAGCGTAAAAGCATAATCATAATCGATCAAAAGAATCGAATTTTGCCGGCGCTTGCCGGCTGAAGGAGGAAAAAACATGGCGAAAGTAGCTGTTTATACAATGGACGGCGCTGAGAACGGTCAGATTGAATTAAAAGACAGTGTTTTCGGCGTAGAAGTAAACGTTCACGTAATGCATGAAGCTGTAGTAGCTCATCTGGCTAATATGAGACAGGGAACGCAGAGCGCTAAAACTCGTGCAGAAGTTCGTGGTGGTGGCAGAAAGCCTTACCGTCAGAAAGGAACCGGTAGAGCCCGTCAGGGAAGTATCCGCGCTCCGCAATGGGTTGGAGGCGGCGTTGTTTTCGCTCCCAAACCGCGTGATTATTCTAAGAAGATGAACAAAAAAGCACGTCGTTTGGCAATTCGCAGTGCGCTTACCACTCGCGTGCAGGATAATAAGCTGATTGTTCTGGAAGAGATGAATTTGGCTGAAATTAAAACAAAAGCAATGCAGAATGTACTGAATCAGTTCAGTCTGGAAAAAGCTTTGATTGTTTTAAACGGAGAAAATACAAACGCAGTGTTATCTGCTCGTAATATTCCCGGCGTCAAGACCATTCGCGCAGAGCAGATCAATGTATACGACATCCTGAAGTACGAGAATTTCGTTGCAACTAAGGATGCCATTGCGAAGATTGAAGAGGTGTTTGAATAATGGCAGATATCAAATATTATGACGTACTTTTAAAGCCTGTGATCACCGAAAAAAGTATGGAGCTGATGGGCGAGAAGAAATACACCTTCCTGGTACATCCTGAAGCCAATAAGATTCAGATCCGTGAAGCTGTAGAAAAGATGTTTGAAGGCACCAAAGTCCTGAAGGTAAATACCATGAATCGTCGTGGTAAGAACAAGAGAAGAGGTTACATCGTGGGCCGTACCAATGCTATTAAAAAAGCAATTGTAACTCTGACTCCTGACAGCAAGGACATTGAGTTTTTTGAAGGAATTTAATCAATAGAATTAAGATTAAATCCCGGTAATTCCATTCTTAGAAATGAAGTATACCGAAAGGAGAAATAGATAATGGCTATTAAGACTTATAAGCCTTATACCGCTTCTCGGAGAAATATGACAGGTTCCGCTTTCACGGAAATTACAAAGAGCGAGCCTGAGAAATCTCTGGTTGTTCGTGTTAAGAATACGGCTGGCCGCAACAGCTACGGAAAGATTACAGTACGTCATCATGGCGGCGGTCACAAGAAGTTATACAGAATTATTGATTTTAAGAGAAATAAAGACGGGATTCCGGCTAAGGTTGTTGGAATCGAGTATGATCCTAATCGCAGTGCCAACATTGCCCTGCTTGCTTATGCGGATGGAGAAAAACGCTATATGTTAGCTCCGGAAGGACTGAAGGACGGCGACGTTGTAATCAGCGGTGAGAATGTAGAAATTAAAGTAGGCAACTGCCTGCCCCTGAGAAATATCCCTACCGGTTCCAGTGTGCACAATATCGAAATGAAACCCGGAAAAGGTGGTCAGATGGTGCGTGCAGCAGGAAATGCCGCGCAGCTCATGGCAAAAGAAGGAAAGTTTGCAACACTGCGTCTGCCCTCTGGCGAGATGAGAATGGTTCCGATTGACTGCAGAGCAACCATTGGTACAGTTGGAAATGGCGACCATGAGTTGATTAAAATTGGTAAAGCAGGACGTAAAAGACATATGGGAATTCGTCCCACCGTTCGCGGTTCTGTTATGAATCCTAACGACCATCCGCATGGTGGTGGTGAAGGTAAGGCGCCTGTTGGACGTCCCAGCCCGATGACTCCTTGGGGTAAACCGGCTTTGGGTCTGAAGACGCGTAAAAAGAAGAAACAGTCTAACAAATATATCGTACGCAGCCGTGCGAAGAACAGTAAATAAGGAGGCATAACAGATGGCACGTTCTTTAAAGAAAGGTCCCTTTGCGGACGCATCTTTGTTAAAGAAAGTTGATGCAATGAACGCATCCGGCGACAAACAGGTTATTAAAACATGGTCTCGTCGTTCCACTATCTTCCCCTCTTTCGTTGGTCATACCTTTGCCGTACATGATGGAAGAAAGCATGTTCCGGTATACGTGACAGAGGATATGGTAGGTCATAAGCTGGGCGAGTTCGTTTTGACCCGTACCTATCGCGGTCATGGAAAAGATGAGAAGAAAGGATCGGTAAGATAATCACAAAAGTTTGGTGATATCTTGCGATTGAAATAAGGAGGAAATATCATGGCGAAAGGTCATAGAAGCCAAATTAAGAGGGAGCGTAATGCGCAGAAGGATCAGCGTCCGAGAGCAAAAGTTACGTTTGTCCGTATCGCTCCCACTAAGGCAAAGATTGTATTAGACACCATTAAAGGTAAAGACGTAGCGCTTGCTTCCGCTATTCTTGCAGCTACCCCCAGAGAAGGTGCTCGAATCATTGGCAAAGTTTTGGATTCGGCAGTGGCAAATGCTGAATATGCTGCAGCAGAGCGTGATATGGATATTGATGTTTCTAAACTTTACGTACAGGAAGCATTTGCAAATCAAGGTCCCACTTTGAAAAGAATTATGCCCAGAGCACAGGGTAGAGCAGATAGAATCCTGAAAAGAACCAGTCATATCACGATTATTTTGAATGAGAGATAAGGAGGAGACTCATGGGTCAGAAAGTTAATCCGCATGGACTTAGAGTCGGCGTTATTAAGGATTGGGATGCGAAATGGTACGCAGATGCAAACCAGTTTGGCGATCTCCTGATTGAGGATCATAAGATTCGTACCTTCCTGAAGGAAAAGCTTTATCAGGCGGGAATTTCCAAGATCGAAATCGAGAGAGCCGCGGGCCGTATTAAAGTTATTATTATGACTGCAAAGCCTGGCATTATCATTGGAAAGGAAGCAGTTGGCGTTAAGCTGCTGAAGGATGAGCTGCAGGCACTGACAGATGCAAAGGTATCTTTGAATATTATCGAAGTAAAGCGTCCTGAAAAGGATGCACAGTTGGTAGCAGAAAATATTGCACAGCAGCTTGAAAACCGTGTTTCCTTCCGTCGTGCATTAAAGCAGGCTATGAGCCGGGCTATGAAAGCAGGCGCTAAAGGTGTGAAGACGACGGTGGGCGGCCGTGTAGGCGGCGCTGAGATTGCGCGTAGCGAATCCTATAATGAAGGCAATCTTCCGCAGCAGACTCTGCGCGCTAACATCGATTATGGCTTTGCTGAAGCGAATACCGCTTATGGTAAGCTGGGCGTAAAAGTTTGGGTTAACCATGGTGAGGTTCTTCCTGCCAAGGCTAATAAAGAAGGGAGCGATAACTAATGTTAATGCCGAAGAGAGTTAAACATCGTAAGCAATTTCGCGGCAGCATGGCTGGTAAAGCTTTGCGCGGAAATCGGATTACGTATGGTGAATTCGGTTTGATTGCTACAACTCCTGCATGGGTTAAATCAAATCAGATTGAGGCGGCCCGTGTTGCGATGACTCGTTATATCAAGCGTGGTGGTAAAGTTTGGATTAAGATTTTCCCAGACAAGCCTGTAACTGCAAAGCCGGCGGAAACTCGAATGGGTTCTGGTAAAGGTTCTACAGAGTATTGGGTAGCTGTTGTAAAACCGGGTCGTGTTATGTTTGAAATTGCCGGCGTACCGGAAGAAGTAGCGCGTGAAGCACTTCGTCTGGCTATGCATAAGCTTCCCGTCAAGTGTAAAATTGCCTCTCGTCAGGAGTTGGATGCAGAGCTTGATGCAGCTAACTAATGTCGAATGAAATGATAGAGGATGGTGAATAGAAGTGAAGAAAACCGAATTTTTGGATGAATTAAAGGTAAAAAGCTGTGAACAGTTGGAAATGGAACTCGTTTCCGCAAAGAAAGAGCTTTTCAATCTCCGTTTTCAGAATGCCACCAATCAATTGAATAATACTGCCAGAATTAAAGAGGTTCGCAAGAACATTGCTCGGATTCAGACAGTGCTTACCCAAAAGGCGCATCAGTAACGGATGAGTTAAGGAGGACTTTATAAGTGGATAGAAATTTAAGAAAAACCATGGTTGGCCTTGTTTCCAGTGACAAGATGGATAAAACAATTGTGGTTAGCGTTCAAAATAACGTAAAACATCCCGAATATGGTAAAATCGTTAAAAGAACCTACAAGCTGAAGGCGCATGATGAAAACAACGAATGCCGCATTGGTGATCGTGTTCGTGTTATGGAAACCAGACCCTTGTCTAAAGATAAGAGATGGCGTGTAGTTGAGATTATCGAAAGAGCAAAATAATTGATTGAGGAGGTTACCCTGCCATGTTACAGCAAGAAAGCAGGATGAAAGTTGCCGATAATACCGGCGCCAAAGAGCTTTTGGTGATTCGTGTATTAGGCGGATCTACTCGTAGATATGCCGCTGTTGGTGATGTGGTGATTGCTGCGGTTAAAGAAGCAACACCCGGCGGAGTTGTAAAGAAGGGCGATGTTGTGCGCGCCGTTGTGGTCAGAACCGTAAGACCGGTTCGCCGTAAAAATGGAGCCTATATCCGCTTCGATGAAAACGCTGCTGTTATTATCAAAGAAGATTTAAATCCCAGAGGAACTCGTATATTTGGCCCTGTAGCCAGAGAGCTGCGTGAGAAGAAATTCTTGAGAATTCTTTCCTTAGCTCCCGAAGTACTTTAATTTGGAGGTGTACAGATGGGAAAGATGAAAATTAAAAAGGGTGATACCGTACGTGTAATCACTGGTAAGGATAAAGGAAAAGAAGGTAAGGTGCTGGCCGTTGATCTGAAAAACGAGCGCGTCATCGTTGAGAATGTCAATATGGCTACCAAGCATCAGAAGCCTAACGGTGCGAATCAGGGCGGAATTGTCCATCAGGAAGCTCCGATCCATGTTTCTAACGTTATGTACCTTCATGAAGGCAAGCCCACCCGTGTGGGAATTAAGTCTGAGAGCAAGACCGTAGACGGCAAAGAGGTTACAACTCGCGTGCGCTTCGCTAAGTCTACCGGTGAAGTGATTGACTAATAGGAGGTATCAAGAGTGAGTAGCCGAATGAAAGATTTTTATAAGACTGAGGTTGTTCCCGGACTGATTAAGAAATTTAATTATAAAAATCCGATGGAAGTACCGAAGCTGGATAAGATCGTAATCAATATGGGGGTTGGAGAAGCTAAAGAAAATCCGAAGGCTTTGGAGAGCGCTGTTTCTGATCTGACGATTATCTCTGGTCAGAAGCCCATCATTACAAAAGCAAAAAAATCTATTGCAAACTTTAAATTGCGTGAAGGAATGTCAATCGGTTGTAAAGTAACGCTTCGCGGAGAAAAAATGTATGATTTTGCAGATCGTCTGATCAGCTTAGCATTGCCGCGTGTAAGAGACTTTCGTGGTGTGAGCGCTAATTCCTTTGATGGCCGCGGCAATTACGCCCTGGGTATTAAAGAACAGCTTATTTTCCCGGAAATTTCTTATGATAAGATTGATAAAGTTCGCGGTATGGACATTATTTTTGTTACTACAGCAAAAACCGATGAAGAAGCAAAAGAACTGCTTTCTCTGATGGGAATGCCTTTTGTAAAATAAGCGCATCATTTTTAGGAGGTTTATTACATGGCTAAAACATCCATGAAAATTAAACAGCAGCGCCAGAATGCAAAGCCCAAATTTTCCACGAGAGCTTATAGCCGCTGCAAGATTTGCGGACGTCCGCATTCTGTACTGCGTAAGTATGGTATCTGCCGTATCTGTTTCCGTGAACTCGCTTATAAAGGCGAAATTCCGGGTGTAAAAAAAGCAAGCTGGTAAGCTTGGCATCATAGTAAATAAGGAGGTAATTTCCAGATGACGATGAGCGATCCTATTGCCGATATGCTGACACGCATCCGTAACGGAAACGTAGCAAAGCATGACACCGTTGACGTTCCTTCTTCTAAGGAGAAGTTAGCGATTGTGGAGATCCTGGTCAAAGAGGGATATATTAAAAAATACGAAGTGGTTACTGATGGAAATTTTAAGACCATTCGCATGACATTGAAATATGGTAAAGACAAGAATGATAAAGTCATTACTGGACTCAAAAGAATTTCTAAGCCTGGTTTGCGAGTATATGCAGGCAAAGATGAGCTGCCTAAGGTGTTGGGCGGATTAGGCACTGCAATCATCTCTACAAACAAAGGTATTTTGACTGACAAAGAAGCACGTAAAGCCGGTGTTGGCGGCGAAGTTATTGCATTTGTTTGGTAAGAAACGCATTAAATTAGGAGGTAAAAAGCATGTCTCGAATCGGGAGAATGCCTGTAGAAATTCCTGCTGGCGTAGAAATCACAATTGCTGAGCATAACAATGTGACTGTAAAGGGACCGAAAGGAACCTTGAGCCGTGAATTACCGCAGGAAATGACGATTACACAGGAAGATGGAAAGATTATTGTGGCGCGCCCCAATGATCTGAAGAGAAATAAAAGCCTTCATGGTCTGACGAGAACACTGATTCACAATATGGTGGTTGGCGTTACACAGGGCTATGAAAAGCATTTGGAAATCAATGGTGTTGGCTATAGAGCGGCTAAGCAGGGAAATAAATTGAACCTGACGCTCGGATACTCACATCCTGTTATTATGGAAGATCCGGAAGGCATCGAAACAGAAGTACAGGATCAGACCAAAATCATTGTTCGTGGTATCAATAAGGAAAAGGTTGGCCAATTTGCAGCTGAGATCCGCTTCAAGCGTCCGCCGGAGCCCTATAAAGGCAAAGGTATTAAATATGCTGATGAAGTGATTCGCCGCAAAGAGGG containing:
- the rpsJ gene encoding 30S ribosomal protein S10 produces the protein MAEKKSTKIRITLKAYDHQLIDQSAQKIVETAKRNGAQVSGPIPMPTHKEVITILRAVHKYKDSREQFEQRTHKRLIDILQPNKKTLDALSKLELPAGVDIQVAAKN
- the rplC gene encoding 50S ribosomal protein L3, translated to MKKAIMAKKIGMTQIFDQETGEMIPVTVLEAGPCVVTQVKTAEHDGYCAIQVGFGEIREKLVNKPLKGHFAKAGVSVKRDIQEFRIEGAEGYELGAEIKADVFEVGDKVDVSGVSKGKGYQGAIHRHGFGRGPMEHGSKYHRHAGSMGASSDPARVFKGKKLPGHMGHVQTTVQNLEVVRVDAERNLLLIKGSVPGPKKSVVTVIDSVKA
- the rplD gene encoding 50S ribosomal protein L4, with protein sequence MAKVAVYTMDGAENGQIELKDSVFGVEVNVHVMHEAVVAHLANMRQGTQSAKTRAEVRGGGRKPYRQKGTGRARQGSIRAPQWVGGGVVFAPKPRDYSKKMNKKARRLAIRSALTTRVQDNKLIVLEEMNLAEIKTKAMQNVLNQFSLEKALIVLNGENTNAVLSARNIPGVKTIRAEQINVYDILKYENFVATKDAIAKIEEVFE
- the rplW gene encoding 50S ribosomal protein L23, whose translation is MADIKYYDVLLKPVITEKSMELMGEKKYTFLVHPEANKIQIREAVEKMFEGTKVLKVNTMNRRGKNKRRGYIVGRTNAIKKAIVTLTPDSKDIEFFEGI
- the rplB gene encoding 50S ribosomal protein L2 — protein: MAIKTYKPYTASRRNMTGSAFTEITKSEPEKSLVVRVKNTAGRNSYGKITVRHHGGGHKKLYRIIDFKRNKDGIPAKVVGIEYDPNRSANIALLAYADGEKRYMLAPEGLKDGDVVISGENVEIKVGNCLPLRNIPTGSSVHNIEMKPGKGGQMVRAAGNAAQLMAKEGKFATLRLPSGEMRMVPIDCRATIGTVGNGDHELIKIGKAGRKRHMGIRPTVRGSVMNPNDHPHGGGEGKAPVGRPSPMTPWGKPALGLKTRKKKKQSNKYIVRSRAKNSK
- the rpsS gene encoding 30S ribosomal protein S19 — its product is MARSLKKGPFADASLLKKVDAMNASGDKQVIKTWSRRSTIFPSFVGHTFAVHDGRKHVPVYVTEDMVGHKLGEFVLTRTYRGHGKDEKKGSVR
- the rplV gene encoding 50S ribosomal protein L22; translation: MAKGHRSQIKRERNAQKDQRPRAKVTFVRIAPTKAKIVLDTIKGKDVALASAILAATPREGARIIGKVLDSAVANAEYAAAERDMDIDVSKLYVQEAFANQGPTLKRIMPRAQGRADRILKRTSHITIILNER
- the rpsC gene encoding 30S ribosomal protein S3 codes for the protein MGQKVNPHGLRVGVIKDWDAKWYADANQFGDLLIEDHKIRTFLKEKLYQAGISKIEIERAAGRIKVIIMTAKPGIIIGKEAVGVKLLKDELQALTDAKVSLNIIEVKRPEKDAQLVAENIAQQLENRVSFRRALKQAMSRAMKAGAKGVKTTVGGRVGGAEIARSESYNEGNLPQQTLRANIDYGFAEANTAYGKLGVKVWVNHGEVLPAKANKEGSDN
- the rplP gene encoding 50S ribosomal protein L16 is translated as MLMPKRVKHRKQFRGSMAGKALRGNRITYGEFGLIATTPAWVKSNQIEAARVAMTRYIKRGGKVWIKIFPDKPVTAKPAETRMGSGKGSTEYWVAVVKPGRVMFEIAGVPEEVAREALRLAMHKLPVKCKIASRQELDAELDAAN
- the rpmC gene encoding 50S ribosomal protein L29; amino-acid sequence: MKKTEFLDELKVKSCEQLEMELVSAKKELFNLRFQNATNQLNNTARIKEVRKNIARIQTVLTQKAHQ
- the rpsQ gene encoding 30S ribosomal protein S17; translated protein: MVGLVSSDKMDKTIVVSVQNNVKHPEYGKIVKRTYKLKAHDENNECRIGDRVRVMETRPLSKDKRWRVVEIIERAK
- the rplN gene encoding 50S ribosomal protein L14, with protein sequence MLQQESRMKVADNTGAKELLVIRVLGGSTRRYAAVGDVVIAAVKEATPGGVVKKGDVVRAVVVRTVRPVRRKNGAYIRFDENAAVIIKEDLNPRGTRIFGPVARELREKKFLRILSLAPEVL
- the rplX gene encoding 50S ribosomal protein L24; translation: MKIKKGDTVRVITGKDKGKEGKVLAVDLKNERVIVENVNMATKHQKPNGANQGGIVHQEAPIHVSNVMYLHEGKPTRVGIKSESKTVDGKEVTTRVRFAKSTGEVID
- the rplE gene encoding 50S ribosomal protein L5, giving the protein MKDFYKTEVVPGLIKKFNYKNPMEVPKLDKIVINMGVGEAKENPKALESAVSDLTIISGQKPIITKAKKSIANFKLREGMSIGCKVTLRGEKMYDFADRLISLALPRVRDFRGVSANSFDGRGNYALGIKEQLIFPEISYDKIDKVRGMDIIFVTTAKTDEEAKELLSLMGMPFVK
- a CDS encoding type Z 30S ribosomal protein S14; the protein is MAKTSMKIKQQRQNAKPKFSTRAYSRCKICGRPHSVLRKYGICRICFRELAYKGEIPGVKKASW
- the rpsH gene encoding 30S ribosomal protein S8, whose product is MTMSDPIADMLTRIRNGNVAKHDTVDVPSSKEKLAIVEILVKEGYIKKYEVVTDGNFKTIRMTLKYGKDKNDKVITGLKRISKPGLRVYAGKDELPKVLGGLGTAIISTNKGILTDKEARKAGVGGEVIAFVW
- the rplF gene encoding 50S ribosomal protein L6 encodes the protein MSRIGRMPVEIPAGVEITIAEHNNVTVKGPKGTLSRELPQEMTITQEDGKIIVARPNDLKRNKSLHGLTRTLIHNMVVGVTQGYEKHLEINGVGYRAAKQGNKLNLTLGYSHPVIMEDPEGIETEVQDQTKIIVRGINKEKVGQFAAEIRFKRPPEPYKGKGIKYADEVIRRKEGKTGK